A genomic region of Aspergillus oryzae RIB40 DNA, chromosome 1 contains the following coding sequences:
- a CDS encoding putative ABC multidrug transporter (multidrug resistance-associated protein/mitoxantrone resistance protein, ABC superfamily) has translation MNELEVELNCFQRVREYADIEPEEHLSEDHAKSLVVPASWPTSGRVEFHNVTARYQEDGPDVLRNVSFVANPGERIGLVGRTGSGKSTLGLSLLRFVNIASGQITIDGVDITKILLNRLRTSVTLIPQEPVLFSGDVHSNLDPFGESSETELASALAACTSIHVPDSSDQADHAHPAKTARPLALDTPVAANGENFSQGQRQVLSLARAMCRRSKVVLLDEATASVDHETDMHMQRVLREMFPDCTIIAIAHRLRTIMDYDRVLVMADGEIIENDTPANLVKKEGIFWDMLRNTGEYDELVQMIETKPSTS, from the exons ATGAACGAGCTGGAAGTCGAGCTGAACTGTTTCCAACGGGTGCGTGAATACGCAGATATCGAACCTGAGGAACACCTGAGTGAAGACCACGCAAAATCCTTAGTCGTCCCAGCCAGCTGGCCTACATCCGGCCGTGTCGAGTTTCATAACGTCACCGCGCGATACCAGGAAGACGGCCCCGACGTCCTACGCAATGTGTCTTTCGTCGCGAATCCAGGGGAGCGCATTGGCCTCGTCGGTCGAACAGGAAGTGGCAAAAGCACCCTTGGACTATCGTTATTACGATTTGTGAACATCGCCTCTGGTCAGATAACCATCGATGGAGTCGACATCACCAAGATCCTCCTCAACCGACTTCGCACCAGCGTAACCTTGATCCCGCAAGAACCAGTCCTTTTTTCGGGGGACGTCCACTCGAACCTCGACCCATTCGGCGAGTCCAGCGAAACAGAACTTGCCTCCGCCCTGGCAGCCTGCACCTCCATCCATGTCCCTGACAGCAGCGACCAGGCAGACCACGCCCATCCCGCCAAAACGGCCCGTCCTCTCGCCCTGGATACGCCTGTGGCGGCTAACGGCGAGAACTTCAGCCAGGGCCAGCGTCAGGTGCTCAGTCTCGCCCGGGCCATGTGTCGACGGTCAAAGGTCGTGCTGCTGGACGAGGCGACGGCATCCGTTGACCATGAGACGGATATGCATATGCAGCGTGTCCTGAGGGAGATGTTCCCTGATTGCACTATTATCGCTATCGCGCATCGGCTGAGGACCATTATGGACTATGATCGGGTGCTTGTTATGGCCGATGGGGAGATTATTGA GAACGATACGCCCGCCAACCTTGTCAAGAAAGAAGGCATCTTCTGGGATATGTTGCGCAATACGGGCGAGTATGATGAGCTTGTTCAGATGATTGAGACAAAGCCTTCTACTTCGTGA
- the xlnD gene encoding beta-xylosidase XylA (beta-glucosidase-related glycosidases), translating into MPGAASIVAVLAALLPTALGQANQSYVDYNIEANPDLFSECLETGGTSFPDCESGPLSKTLVCDTSAKPHDRAAALVSLLTFEELVNNTANTGHGAPRIGLPAYQVWNEALHGVAHADFSDAGGFSWSTSFPQPISTMAALNRTLIHQIATIISTQGRAFMNAGRYGLDVYSPNINTFRHPVWGRGQETPGEDAYCLASTYAYEYITGIQGGVDANPLKLIATAKHYAGYDIENWDNHSRLGNDMQITQQDLAEYYTPQFLVASRDAKVHSVMCSYNAVNGVPSCSNSFFLQTLLRDTFDFVEDGYVSGDCGAVYNVFNPHGYATNESSAAADSIRAGTDIDCGVSYPRHFQESFHDQEVSRQDLERGVTRLYASLIRAGYFDGKTSPYRNITWSDVVSTNAQNLSYEAAAQSIVLLKNDGILPLTSTSSSTKTIALIGPWANATTQMLGNYYGPAPYLISPLQAFQDSEYKITYTIGTNTTTDPDSTSQSTALTTAKEADLIIFAGGIDNTLETEAQDRSNITWPSNQLSLITKLADLGKPLIVLQMGGGQVDSSALKNNKNVNALIWGGYPGQSGGQALADIITGKRAPAARLVTTQYPAEYAEVFPAIDMNLRPNGSNPGQTYMWYTGTPVYEFGHGLFYTNFTASASASSGTKNRTSFNIDEVLGRPHLGYKLVEQMPLLNFTVDVKNTGDRVSDYTAMAFVNTTAGPAPHPNKWLVGFDRLSAVEPGSAKTMVIPVTVDSLARTDEEGNRVLYPGRYEVALNNEREVVLGFTLTGEKAVLFKWPKEEQLIAPQ; encoded by the coding sequence ATGCCTGGTGCAGCGTCCATCGTCGCCGTCCTGGCGGCCTTGTTGCCGACCGCTCTTGGTCAAGCAAACCAAAGCTACGTCGACTACAATATCGAAGCGAACCCAGACCTCTTCTCTGAATGTCTGGAGACCGGTGGTACCTCATTCCCAGACTGCGAAAGCGGTCCCTTGAGCAAGACTCTGGTCTGCGATACTTCGGCAAAACCCCATGATCGAGCTGCTGCCCTCGTCTCCCTCCTGACCTTCGAGGAGCTGGTGAACAACACCGCCAACACCGGCCATGGTGCCCCTAGAATCGGCCTGCCCGCGTATCAGGTGTGGAATGAAGCTCTCCACGGTGTCGCCCATGCCGATTTCAGCGATGCCGGTGGCTTCAGCTGGTCCACGTCCTTCCCGCAGCCGATCTCGACAATGGCTGCCCTCAACCGCACCCTAATTCACCAGATcgccaccatcatctccacgcAAGGCCGTGCCTTCATGAACGCCGGCCGCTACGGACTCGACGTCTACTCTCCCAACATCAATACCTTCCGCCACCCAGTTTGGGGCCGCGGCCAGGAAACCCCAGGCGAAGACGCCTACTGCCTCGCCTCCACCTACGCATACGAATACATCACCGGCATCCAGGGCGGCGTCGACGCCAACCCTCTCAAACTCATCGCAACAGCGAAGCACTACGCCGGCTACGATATCGAGAACTGGGACAACCACTCCCGGCTCGGTAACGACATGCAAATCACCCAACAAGACCTGGCCGAATACTACACCCCCCAATTCCTCGTCGCCTCGCGAGACGCCAAAGTCCACAGCGTGATGTGCTCCTACAACGCCGTCAACGGCGTCCCCAGCTGCTccaactccttcttcctgcaaACCCTCCTCCGCGACACCTTCGACTTCGTCGAAGACGGCTACGTCTCCGGCGACTGCGGCGCAGTCTACAACGTCTTCAACCCGCACGGCTACGCCACCAACGAATCATCCGCCGCCGCAGACTCCATCCGCGCAGGAACCGACATCGACTGCGGCGTCTCCTACCCACGCCACTTCCAAGAATCCTTCCACGACCAGGAAGTCTCCCGACAAGACCTCGAACGCGGCGTCACCCGTCTCTACGCCAGCCTCATCCGCGCAGGCTACTTCGACGGCAAAACCAGTCCATACCGCAACATAACCTGGTCCGACGTGGTGTCCACCAACGCCCAAAACCTCTCCTACGAAGCCGCCGCCCAAAGCATCGTCCTGCTCAAAAACGACGGCATCCTCCCCCTTACCTCCACCAGTTCCTCCACAAAAACCATCGCCCTAATCGGCCCCTGGGCAAACGCAACCACCCAAATGCTAGGCAATTACTACGGCCCAGCCCCCTACCTAATCAGCCCGCTGCAAGCCTTCCAAGACTCAGAATACAAAATCACCTACACCATCGGCACAAACACAACCACCGACCCGGACTCCACCTCCCAATCCACCGCCCTCACCACCGCCAAAGAAGCAGACCTAATCATCTTCGCCGGCGGCATCGACAACACCCTCGAAACCGAAGCCCAAGACCGCAGCAACATAACCTGGCCCTCCAACCAACTCTCCCTAATAACCAAGCTCGCGGACCTAGGCAAACCCCTCATCGTCCTCCAAATGGGCGGCGGGCAGGTCGACTCCTCCGccctgaagaacaacaagaacgTCAACGCCTTGATTTGGGGCGGATACCCGGGTCAGTCGGGTGGACAGGCCCTGGCCGATATCATCACGGGGAAACGGGCCCCCGCGGCTCGGCTAGTTACGACGCAGTATCCGGCTGAGTACGCCGAGGTGTTCCCGGCTATTGATATGAATCTGAGACCGAATGGGTCGAATCCAGGACAAACTTATATGTGGTATACCGGGACGCCGGTTTATGAGTTTGGACATGGGCTGTTTTATACTAATTTCactgcttctgcttctgcgAGTAGTGGGACTAAGAATCGGACGTCGTTTAATATCGATGAGGTTCTGGGACGCCCGCATCTTGGGTATAAGCTGGTGGAGCAGATGCCGTTGTTGAATTTTACGGTCGACGTGAAGAATACTGGAGACAGGGTGTCGGATTATACTGCCATGGCGTTTGTGAATACGACTGCTGGGCCGGCGCCGCATCCTAATAAGTGGCTGGTTGGGTTTGATCGGTTGAGTGCTGTCGAGCCTGGGTCGGCGAAGACTATGGTTATTCCGGTGACGGTGGATAGTCTGGCTCGgactgatgaggaggggaatCGGGTGTTGTATCCTGGACGGTATGAAGTGGCGTTGAATAATGAGAGGGAGGTGGTTTTGGGATTTACGCTCACGGGGGAGAAGGCTGTGCTTTTCAAGTGGCCTAAGGAGGAGCAGTTGATTGCGCCGCAATAG